From a single Sander vitreus isolate 19-12246 chromosome 2, sanVit1, whole genome shotgun sequence genomic region:
- the LOC144528039 gene encoding uncharacterized protein LOC144528039 yields MAVKYSASTVTNMDMDNSKVGYKQLLGDGSKLRLSVYTLRNSPFKAATVGLGLLCVLLLAGVIGQSVHNRKVEEDHQNNQKAMSTEREKLQENLKTMAKDKNILETDLKRLQQRNDRATEISDRIQKNNNILAKDLNTLKVSQSQLQASNDAATKELQQLKVSNNQLQTNNNALTAAKDLLQKNYDIVLKRKNEVQANYESVTKDRDNLQNKINNVTRTKEQLQMSYNDMIKKVEHLQDRYNFTTNEKNTIARNHHNLTISIDTLQDTYNLLVTATDKLRASYASLLQEKNELESGCKNATVERDLLQMKNGNLTAKRDELQVELEKLKKIASVSARKCPTGWTRFEYSCYFTSVGKKNWTRSREYCQSKGADLAIIKSQEERRFINGLYTSDKEVWIGLTDEGVEGHWVWVDGTTLTTAYWDKGQPNSYSGRNQDCVEFWHRATGYGDWNDENCNIEQHFICEM; encoded by the exons ATGGCTGTTAAGTACAGTGCCTCTACAGTGACAAACATGGACATGGACAACAGTAAAGTTGGCTATAAGCAACTTTTAGGAGATGGCAGCAAGCTCCGGCTTTCAG TGTATACACTGAGAAACAGCCCTTTCAAGGCTGCTACAGTGGGTCTTGGGCTGCTGTGTGTTCTCCTGTTGGCTGGCGTCATAGGTCAGAGTGTGCACA ATCGAAAAGTAGAGGAAGACCATCAGAACAACCAAAAAGCCATGAgtactgagagagagaaactacAGGAGAACCTGAAGACGATGGCAAAAGATAAAAATATTCTTGAGACAGACCTCAAAAGGTTACAGCAACGTAACGATCGCGCAACTGAAATCAGTGACCGAATCCAGAAAAATAACAATATACTTGCCAAAGATTTAAATACACTCAAGGTTAGCCAAAGCCAGTTACAGGCCAGTAATGATGCTGCCACTAAAGAATTACAACAGCTAAAAGTCAGTAATAACCAGTTACAGACTAATAACAATGCTTTGACTGCCGCCAAAGACTTGTTACAAAAAAATTACGATATAGTGCTCAAACGCAAAAATGAGGTACAGGCCAATTATGAGTCAGTGACCAAAGACAGGGACAATTTACAGAACAAAATCAATAATGTAACCAGAACAAAGGAGCAGCTGCAGATGAGTTACAACGACATGATTAAGAAGGTAGAGCATTTGCAGGACAGATACAACTTCACTACCAATGAGAAAAACACCATAGCAAGGAATCACCACAACCTGACGATATCGATAGACACTCTGCAGGACACGTACAACCTGCTGGTGACAGCGACAGATAAGTTGCGGGCTTCTTACGCATCCTTGCTTCAGGAAAAGAATGAGCTTGAAAGCGGTTGCAAGAATGCAACTGTGGAGAGAGACCTGTTGCAGATGAAAAATGGCAACCTAACTGCTAAGAGAGACGAGCTGCAAGTGGAGCTTGAGAAACTGAAGAAAATAGCTTCAG tttcagctAGGAAGTGCCCCACTGGCTGGACCAGGTTTGAGTACAGCTGCTACTTCACCTCAGTTGGCAAGAAAAACTGGACTCGGAGCAGAGAATACTGTCAAAGCAAAGGCGCAGACCTGGCAATCATAAAAAGCCAAGAGGAAAGG CGCTTCATCAATGGTTTGTATACCAGTGATAAAGAAGTCTGGATTGGATTGACTGATGAAGGAGTAGAAGGGCATTGGGTATGGGTAGATGGGACAACACTGACCACAGC GTACTGGGATAAAGGCCAGCCCAACAGCTACAGCGGGAGGAACCAGGACTGTGTGGAGTTCTGGCACCGTGCAACAGGATACGGGGACTGGAATGACGAGAACTGTAACATAGAACAACATTTTATCTGTGAGATGTAG